Below is a genomic region from Brassica oleracea var. oleracea cultivar TO1000 chromosome C9, BOL, whole genome shotgun sequence.
CGGGCGATTGTTTGATTGTTATTAAATTTTAAATTATCATCGGGGAATGAAATAAGGAAACACTAACGTATGTCTGTAGAATCGAAAAAAAAACAAAAATCGAGACAAATTAAATTGAAGATTAAATAAACTGAAATTTTGATCAAAATCAGTTGAAATCTATGTAATTAACCGAGGTAAGTTTTAAACATTTTCCATGCCTCCCATGTCGGATCTTCGAGTCTTCTTCTTCGGATCCCGAGTTATAAAATAAATGTATTTATATCTTCACTTATCACCATGATTATTACGAAATAAATTATTGATTGCTTCTAACCTAAGAAAATATGCTTCTTGTGCTTCGTTTTCATGCCTTATTGGGTTTGCTTAGCTCATTCACCTCTGGCTTCTTCGATCCATTCCCTAAAAAAAATTAATATTTTACCATTATATCATAATCATGCGGTAAGTTTAGATTCATCATTTTTTTTTACTCAAATGAAAATGATAATTACTAAATTAACTCACAAATTTATATATATTAATGTTGATTCTTAAATCGAAATTCTCAAAGATTGGTTTCGGGTATATAAGAGATTATAAACCTAAATCTATATATGATATTGTGTGATTTAAAATACTACTGCATAGTATATATACAATTTTATTCTATTATATTAATTTGGAATTGTAGTGTTCCTCACTAAAATAGCTAGAAGCCTATAGAATGAGCACATCATTTTTATTTAATCTTTGGATAGTTGATGGACCAAAATCTGTAATTATAGAGTGAAGATTAGATTGTTTGCGCTCAATTACAGTCATATATAAGAAATTAGGAGGTCGAACTTTTCCCCTTTTCTTCGATATATTCTTTCCGTTTAAATTTTTTTTAAAAAATATATATTTAAAAAAAAATTGTCCCCAAAAAATATATGTTTTACGTCTTTTTGAAACGGAGGGAATATTATATATGGCTATTCATGAACCTTTTGAAGACAGCAACAACGTCAATATATCTGAACTAGTTTACACTGACCTTTTGTTATTAATACTGACTCAAACTACGAGTGCGTATGCGATAAATTGTAAAGAAAAAGTAGCTAGGTATGTATGTGCCATGGACGTGTGAATTGTTGTGTGCTTTTATTACATTTTTGGTCTGCTTCATATGTATTGGTGTATGTACGAAAGAAGATGACGTGGAGCTCCCGACCAGGCCCGCGAGTCAAGGAAGCGAGGCGTTCGGCGACGGCAGCGCGGTCGTCTCCGCAGTCCATGCGTTACAATTTACAAGATCTCTTTTTCTATACCCTATTTCATTATTTAATTGATCGTGTCAATTTATAATAAGTCTTTAATTCGGAGGTTCCTAGTTCGTATTAATTATATTATTAATGTACTGACTCTTGCAAAAATGTTTTTAAGATTCTCAACCTATGTTTTTCTGTCAGCTTGCTTTTTTTTTTTTTTTTTTAGTCAGCTTGCTTATTGTCCACGTAAACCTTTTTAAGATTCATTATAATATTATTGTATTGACTCTTGTAAAAATGTTTTAAGATTCTCAACCGTCTTGTGCATTACAAACTGAGTAATGAAAAAGAACCAAAATTGAGTTGAAAAGTGGTTGATAAGATATGATTTTAAAACCACCTCAACGAAAAAAAATATACTATATAGCATTTCCAGTAACAGCTCTTGTCCCAACAGTGATAGATCAATGCAATCAAGCTGTAATTTGTAATAATAATAATACTAGTATCTTTCAATACATGCACAAGTGTGAATTTTTACATGAATTCAATTTTTTAATTTAATAATTAAATATTATATTTGTTTCATATTAAATGTCACTCTAACATTTTTCACAGAAATTAAAAAAATTGTGTAATAGACTTATATATTCTTATTTAATGTATAATTGATTAAATAAAAATAGTTTTAATAAAAACTTATTGATTATTCAAAAGGGTAAAAATGAATAAATTATACGTAGAATGACTTTTATTTTATAACAAAAAAAATAAATTTAAAGTGACTTATTATTATGAAACAAAGGAAATAGTAAATTGACTGTTAATTACAGATCCATTGTTTAACTGGAAACTCAAAGAGCAGATGTGCGTTGAAATGAAAGCTAAGTGTAAAATATTTAAGACAACAATGAAACAAAAATAATACACAAAATAAAATACACCTTTTGGCACACAATTTACGACTATTTAGTATTTATAAGTACATACATTCACTTTCACCAGAATCTTATCAACACCAAATCAACACAGTCTCTCTCTCACTCTCAACACACAAAACCCTTTGAATTCCTTATAACGGATGTTGTTACAAATACCCTAAAACCCTAATCTCAGTACGAGCAGTTTCCAGCCACAAATCCAAGACTCTTCAAAAAGAATGTTTCATCAAGACAACACAACGCAACAAAGTCGTGACACAACGACAAGAACACCATCCTTCATGTCAAACACTCTTTCGAGAAACCCTAATAGCAGCTCAAGCTCCGGAGCCGCCGGGAGATTCCCAAGGTTTGGACTCAACGTCGACGACGATCTAGTTTCATCCGTGGTTCCTCCGGTTACCGTTGTGCTCGAGGGACGTTCTATCTGCCAACGCGTTAGCCTAGATAAACATGAGAGTTATCAAAGCTTGGCTTTGGTTCTGAGGCAAATGTTTGTAGATGGAGCTGATTCGACTTCCGGGACTGATGATCTTGATCTGTCTAACGCCATTCCTGGACACCTTATTGCTTATGAAGACATGGAGAACGATCTCCTTCTTGCTGGTGATCTCAGTTGGAAGTAATATATCCCTCGTTTTAACTCTAAAGAACATATCTATCTTTTATTATATAATACTAATTAATTTGATTATAGTTTTGCAAGACCATCTTAAACTATTTTCAAGCCGTGTTAATTTTCTACAAATCATATATTTAATTTTATATTATGTGCTTTACAATGATTAGGAGTTCCGACATGTATGCATAACATGCTAAAAGATGGTTATGCTCGTACGAGCGTTCATGCAAGACAATAATATACATTTTTCTTTATAGAACTAAAATCTCTCAGTGTTTAGCTTACTTGATTTCTTTGACTTTTAAACAACTTTAGTTTGCTCTCGTGTGTTTGAAGTTATATAGCTGATTATATGGAAGTTGATGAGAGATTTGGTTTTGTGAGGACACAGGGACTTTGTTCGGGTAGCGAAGAGAATTCGAATCTTGCCGGTGAAAGGGAACACAAGAAAGGATAGAAGAAACGAGTGAGTGAGAGTAGAGATAACGTTTTGCCAACGATGTCAGAAGATGTTTTGTAGCAGCCTAGCTATGTGTCGGTGATTCCCAAGGGCATTATTGTAAACTTACTACCATATGTGTTTTCTTCTTTGTTCGCTTAGAGCATCCGCAATGGTGAAAGCTCACCATGGAATCCTTAGGCTTATTTTACTTTTTTTTTTTTTAATAGTTAAGGATCCTAATCAAATATATAATTCCAATAGTAAGTCTCATTTTTAGAATCATTACTAATAAAAAAATATTTTTTTTTTGAAAAAGTGAAATTAAATTTTTTTATTTATAACATGATTTAATAGAAAGATACAATATTTATTAATAATCTTCAATCACCAAATTTGTTCCAAATATTTTCAATCAAATCATTTTTCAATCGTTGATGTAAACGCTTATCGTGAACATCATTCCGAATGCCAAGCATATTAGCGATATTTGTAAGCCTGTCGGTATGTACCCGTGAACTTCTTGTGCCGTCTTCTTCAAATTTAGATATATCGTACTGAATGTATCCATCTCGTTCATTTTCAACTATCATATTGTGTAGTATGATACATGCTCTCATAATCTTCCCTATCTTTTCTTTGTCCAATGAAAGAGCCGGGTTTTTCACAATCGCATATCGAGCTTGCAAAACTCCAAAAGCCCGTTCCACATCTTTT
It encodes:
- the LOC106317492 gene encoding auxin-responsive protein IAA33-like, encoding MFHQDNTTQQSRDTTTRTPSFMSNTLSRNPNSSSSSGAAGRFPRFGLNVDDDLVSSVVPPVTVVLEGRSICQRVSLDKHESYQSLALVLRQMFVDGADSTSGTDDLDLSNAIPGHLIAYEDMENDLLLAGDLSWKDFVRVAKRIRILPVKGNTRKDRRNE